One window from the genome of Antechinus flavipes isolate AdamAnt ecotype Samford, QLD, Australia chromosome X, AdamAnt_v2, whole genome shotgun sequence encodes:
- the RAB41 gene encoding ras-related protein Rab-41 isoform X2 has protein sequence MAQLPASERSGITVQPGRMYRDAATRTEDFYDFGLASRKFKMVFLGEQSGSLRAPVGKTSLITRFVYDSFDNNYQIRLQLWDTAGQERFRSLIPSYIRDSTVAVIVYDITNVNTFYQTTRWIRDVRTERGGDIIIMLVGNKNDLGQKREVSSEEGKQKAKELNVMFIETSAKTGYNVKQLFRRVASVLPFMNSVPEESSGELVEITLEKASEPAAEGGGGCSC, from the exons ATGGCCCAGCTCCCCGCCTCGGAGAGGTCTGGGATCACGGTGCAGCCGGGCCGGATGTACCGAGACGCGGCCACCAGAACCGAAGACTTCTATGACTTCGGCTTGGCGTCGCGCAAGTTCAAGATGGTCTTCCTGGGGGAGCAGAGCGGTTCGCTGCGGGCGCCGG TGGGGAAGACTTCACTCATCACCCGATTCGTGTACGACAGCTTCGACAACAACTACCAG ATCAGGCTGCAGCTATGGGATACCGCCGGCCAGGAGCGTTTCCGAAGCCTCATTCCCAGCTACATCCGGGATTCcactgttgctgttattgtttatgATATTACAA ACGTTAACACCTTCTACCAGACAACCAGGTGGATCCGTGACGTCCGGACAGAGCGAGGTGGGGATATCATCATCATGTTGGTGGGGAACAAGAATGACCTGGGCCAGAAGAG GGAAGTTTCATCAGAGGAGGGAAAACAAAAAGCCAAGGAACTGAATGTCATGTTTATCGAGACTAGTGCCAAAACTGGGTACAATGTCAAGCAG CTCTTCCGGCGAGTGGCTTCTGTACTGCCTTTCATGAATAGTGTCCCAGAGGAAAGCAGTGGCGAAC TGGTGGAGATCACTCTGGAGAAGGCGAGTGAGCCCGCTGCTGAGGGCGGCGGCGGCTGCTCCTGCTAA
- the RAB41 gene encoding ras-related protein Rab-41 isoform X3, with protein MAQLPASERSGITVQPGRMYRDAATRTEDFYDFGLASRKFKMVFLGEQSVGKTSLITRFVYDSFDNNYQIRLQLWDTAGQERFRSLIPSYIRDSTVAVIVYDITNVNTFYQTTRWIRDVRTERGGDIIIMLVGNKNDLGQKREVSSEEGKQKAKELNVMFIETSAKTGYNVKQLFRRVASVLPFMNSVPEESSGELVEITLEKASEPAAEGGGGCSC; from the exons ATGGCCCAGCTCCCCGCCTCGGAGAGGTCTGGGATCACGGTGCAGCCGGGCCGGATGTACCGAGACGCGGCCACCAGAACCGAAGACTTCTATGACTTCGGCTTGGCGTCGCGCAAGTTCAAGATGGTCTTCCTGGGGGAGCAGAGCG TGGGGAAGACTTCACTCATCACCCGATTCGTGTACGACAGCTTCGACAACAACTACCAG ATCAGGCTGCAGCTATGGGATACCGCCGGCCAGGAGCGTTTCCGAAGCCTCATTCCCAGCTACATCCGGGATTCcactgttgctgttattgtttatgATATTACAA ACGTTAACACCTTCTACCAGACAACCAGGTGGATCCGTGACGTCCGGACAGAGCGAGGTGGGGATATCATCATCATGTTGGTGGGGAACAAGAATGACCTGGGCCAGAAGAG GGAAGTTTCATCAGAGGAGGGAAAACAAAAAGCCAAGGAACTGAATGTCATGTTTATCGAGACTAGTGCCAAAACTGGGTACAATGTCAAGCAG CTCTTCCGGCGAGTGGCTTCTGTACTGCCTTTCATGAATAGTGTCCCAGAGGAAAGCAGTGGCGAAC TGGTGGAGATCACTCTGGAGAAGGCGAGTGAGCCCGCTGCTGAGGGCGGCGGCGGCTGCTCCTGCTAA
- the RAB41 gene encoding ras-related protein Rab-41 isoform X4, translating to MAQLPASERSGITVQPGRMYRDAATRTEDFYDFGLASRKFKMVFLGEQSGSLRAPVGKTSLITRFVYDSFDNNYQATIGIDFLSKTMYLEDRSIRLQLWDTAGQERFRSLIPSYIRDSTVAVIVYDITNVNTFYQTTRWIRDVRTERGGDIIIMLVGNKNDLGQKREVSSEEGKQKAKELNVMFIETSAKTGYNVKQLFRRVASVLPFMNSVPEESSGELVEITLEKASEPAAEGGGGCSC from the exons ATGGCCCAGCTCCCCGCCTCGGAGAGGTCTGGGATCACGGTGCAGCCGGGCCGGATGTACCGAGACGCGGCCACCAGAACCGAAGACTTCTATGACTTCGGCTTGGCGTCGCGCAAGTTCAAGATGGTCTTCCTGGGGGAGCAGAGCGGTTCGCTGCGGGCGCCGG TGGGGAAGACTTCACTCATCACCCGATTCGTGTACGACAGCTTCGACAACAACTACCAG GCAACTATTGGGATCGATTTCTTGTCTAAGACCATGTACCTAGAGGATCGTTCA ATCAGGCTGCAGCTATGGGATACCGCCGGCCAGGAGCGTTTCCGAAGCCTCATTCCCAGCTACATCCGGGATTCcactgttgctgttattgtttatgATATTACAA ACGTTAACACCTTCTACCAGACAACCAGGTGGATCCGTGACGTCCGGACAGAGCGAGGTGGGGATATCATCATCATGTTGGTGGGGAACAAGAATGACCTGGGCCAGAAGAG GGAAGTTTCATCAGAGGAGGGAAAACAAAAAGCCAAGGAACTGAATGTCATGTTTATCGAGACTAGTGCCAAAACTGGGTACAATGTCAAGCAG CTCTTCCGGCGAGTGGCTTCTGTACTGCCTTTCATGAATAGTGTCCCAGAGGAAAGCAGTGGCGAAC TGGTGGAGATCACTCTGGAGAAGGCGAGTGAGCCCGCTGCTGAGGGCGGCGGCGGCTGCTCCTGCTAA
- the RAB41 gene encoding ras-related protein Rab-41 isoform X1: MAQLPASERSGITVQPGRMYRDAATRTEDFYDFGLASRKFKMVFLGEQSVGKTSLITRFVYDSFDNNYQATIGIDFLSKTMYLEDRSIRLQLWDTAGQERFRSLIPSYIRDSTVAVIVYDITNVNTFYQTTRWIRDVRTERGGDIIIMLVGNKNDLGQKREVSSEEGKQKAKELNVMFIETSAKTGYNVKQLFRRVASVLPFMNSVPEESSGELVEITLEKASEPAAEGGGGCSC; the protein is encoded by the exons ATGGCCCAGCTCCCCGCCTCGGAGAGGTCTGGGATCACGGTGCAGCCGGGCCGGATGTACCGAGACGCGGCCACCAGAACCGAAGACTTCTATGACTTCGGCTTGGCGTCGCGCAAGTTCAAGATGGTCTTCCTGGGGGAGCAGAGCG TGGGGAAGACTTCACTCATCACCCGATTCGTGTACGACAGCTTCGACAACAACTACCAG GCAACTATTGGGATCGATTTCTTGTCTAAGACCATGTACCTAGAGGATCGTTCA ATCAGGCTGCAGCTATGGGATACCGCCGGCCAGGAGCGTTTCCGAAGCCTCATTCCCAGCTACATCCGGGATTCcactgttgctgttattgtttatgATATTACAA ACGTTAACACCTTCTACCAGACAACCAGGTGGATCCGTGACGTCCGGACAGAGCGAGGTGGGGATATCATCATCATGTTGGTGGGGAACAAGAATGACCTGGGCCAGAAGAG GGAAGTTTCATCAGAGGAGGGAAAACAAAAAGCCAAGGAACTGAATGTCATGTTTATCGAGACTAGTGCCAAAACTGGGTACAATGTCAAGCAG CTCTTCCGGCGAGTGGCTTCTGTACTGCCTTTCATGAATAGTGTCCCAGAGGAAAGCAGTGGCGAAC TGGTGGAGATCACTCTGGAGAAGGCGAGTGAGCCCGCTGCTGAGGGCGGCGGCGGCTGCTCCTGCTAA